The genome window AACAGTTACAAGCATTCATCATGGCTGTCCATGATGTTCGATCGGCTGCAACTGGGCAAGAACTATCTGCGGGAAGACGGCGTCCAGGTCATCGCCATCGACGAGGTGGAACAAGAGGTATTGGGACAGATCATCAGCCAGGTCTTTCCCGATTACAGGAAGGTCTGCGTTCCCATCGTCCACAACCCCCGGGGCCAGCAGGGAAAAAACGTGTCCTATGTGCACGAATTTGCCTACTTCATCTATCCGAGCGACGAGCAGAAGTATCTGGCCGATGTCAAGCGAGGGGAGATCAATTCGAGAACGCTGCGCGACAGCGGAACCGAGTCGGACCGAACGGACGCGAGGACCTGTTTTTATCCCTTTATCGTGAAAAATGAAAAGATCGTCGCCATCGGCGATGTGCCTGATGACGCCTTCCATCCCGCCGGTGCGAATGTGTGCAGGGCAGACGGAACCATCGAGATCTGGCCGATTGACGAATCGGGCAATGAAAAGAAATGGAGATACGCGCGCAACTCGGTGGAGCGGATTCTTGACAAACTGGAGATCAAAAAGGGCAGAAGCGCATGGCAGGTCATCTTTCACAAGGACACGGGCGTCATGCGTTCCTTGTGGGCAGACGCCAAATATGACGCCAGTGAGTACGGCACGAAGTTGTTGCAGGGGCTCTTTGGTGAAGAGGCGACCGCTCTATTTTCCTACCCGAAATCGATCCATACGGTGCAAGATACCCTTGCCGTCGCCTTTCACGACGACAGGTCGGGAATGGTCCTGGACTATTTTGCCGGAAGCGGGACGACAGGCCATGGGGTCATCAACCTGAACCGGGAGGATCAGGGAGCGCGCAAGTACATCCTCATCGAAATGGGCGAGTATTTTCACACGGTGACGAAACCGCGCCTGCAGAAGGCGATCTACTCCAAGGACTGGAAAAACGGCAAGCCCCTCTCGCGGCAGGGCGCCAGCCATATGTTCAAGTACATCCGTCTCGAATCCTATGAAGACGCCTTGAACAACCTGCAGATCCGCCCTCAGACGGCGGTGCAGCAGAGCCTGCTCGACGGCAACGAGGAATTTAGAGAGAGCTATCTCCTCGAGTACATGCTGGATGTGGAAACACAAGGCAGCCCATCTTTGCTCAATATCGATGGATTCGCCAATCCCTTTGCTTACAAGTTGAAAATCCACCGCGACGGCGAATTTCAGTTCGTCCATGTGGATCTGGTGGAGACTTTCCACTACGTATTGGGGTTGAAAGTGAACCGGCAGAAGGCCCGCGAGGGCTATTGCCTGGATCAGGCGGAGTACCTCTTCCAGGCCATCGAAGGGGAGACGCCCGACGGTCACCGCGTCCTCGTCATCTGGCGCACCCTGACGGGCGATATGGCCCGGGACAATGCCGCATTGGACGCTTATTTTGTCGATAACTACGGCAACGGTGCCGCCGCCTTTGACCGCATCTATGTCAATGGCGACAACAACCTGGCGCTCCACAGACCCGGCGACCATGCCTGGAGGGTCTTTTCCATCGAAGAAGCCTTCCTGAAAGGCATGTTTGACGATCAAAGCTACTGAGGAGGGCGGTCATGGCCAAGACATCCGGTGTGCAGAACCGCTCCCCGAAAGGTAGTGGCAAAGGCAGGGGAAAAGGCAGGGGCAAAGGCCGCGGCGCAGCCCTGAAAGACAAAGCGACGCTGCCCTTTGAACAGCGCCTGGTCCTCAACCGCTACATGTTCCAACTCTTCGGCTGTCGCGATCTGGCCGATTTGGTCGGTGTGCCCAAAGACCGGCAGGGATTTATGATCGATGCCGTCACAGGGATGAAAGAGCCCCGGCTGGAACAATGGGACGACGATAACATCACCCGCTTTCATCACTTCCTAAGCAACCGCCTGCCCGACCACGCTCCCATACAGCGCGAACAGTTGCTCCAGTATGACCAGAACATCGTCCGGCACACCCTGGCCATTCAGGAACGACGGGAAAAGCGCGTCTACTGGAAGTACTTTCAATACCTCGCCCTGCTCTTCACCGAAATCTACCTGGACCGGTACTTCAGCGATCCCGAAAGCCTCCTGAAGGAATTGAACGCCTTTGTCGACGCCTTCAACGCGGGAAAGGTTGATGGCGACCAAATCGCTCCCTATCAGCCTGAAGACCTGCGCAAGTTGGCCTTCTGGAGCGCCACCGGCTCCGGCAAGACCCTGTTGATGCACGTCAACATCCTTCAGTACCTGCACTATCTGAAACTGCGCGGCCGGGAAGAACGGTTGAACCGGATCATTCTGTTGACGCCGAACGAGGGCCTCTCTCGCCAGCACGAAAAGGAGCTGCACCTGTCCGGTCTGGCGGCGAGCCTCTTCGCGAAAAGCGATGGCGGCGCCTTCAAGGGCCAACAGGTCGACATCATCGACATCTACAAATTGCAGGATGAACGGGAAAAGAAGGGGACCGCCATGGTCAAGACGGTCCCCGTGGGCGCTTTTGAGGGCAACAACCTGGTGCTCGTCGATGAAGGCCACCGCGGCGCCGGCGGCGATGACTGGAAGCCCAAACGAGACAGGCTGTGCGAACAAGGCTTCTCTTTCGAGTATTCGGCCACCTTCGGCCAGGCCATGAAAGCCTCCGCGAAACGAGAACTTGTCCAGGAATACGCCAAGTGCATCCTCTTCGATTACCGCTATCGCTACTTCTACGATGACGGCTTTGGCAAGGAATTTGCGATCCTGAACCTTGCCGATGAGCGTGACGAGATGATGCGCCGCCGCTACCTGACGGCCTGCCTGCTCGTCTATTACCAGCAACTGCGCCTGTTTGCCGACAAACCGAAGGAAGCGGCCCGATACCTGCTGGAAAAACCGCTGCTCGTTTTCGTGGGCGGCAAGGTGACGGCTGTGCGGAAAGAGAACAAGCGCCAGGTCTCCGATGTGCTGGACACGCTGTTGTTTTTGAAGGCGTTTGTCGGTGCGCCTGGGCACGCCAAAAGCGATTTGCGGCAGTTGCTCTCCGGACAGACCGGTCTGCATGGCTCGGACAAGCGGGATCTCTTCGCCCACCGCTTCAATTATCTGAAAAGCCTGGGCTGGAGCGTAGAACGGCTCTATGAAGACATGCTGCGGTTGCTCTTTCATACCGATACAGCCGGGGCGACGATGCATGTGGAGAACCTGAAAAAAGCCGACGGGGAAATCGGCCTTCGCTTCGGCAATGGCGGTTATTTTGGGGTGATCAACGTGGGCGACGCGCCTGCGCTGCTGGCCCTTTGCGAAACACAGGGTCTTCCCTTCGAGACGAATGACTTCACCGGTTCCCTCTTTCGCCGCATCGATGAGAAGGACTCGCCGATTAATGTGCTCATCGGCTCGAAAAAGTTTACCGAGGGCTGGAACAGTTGGCGGGTCAGCACGATGGGCCTCATGTATGTGGGCGCCGGCGAAGGTCCGGAAATCATTCAACTGTTCGGTCGCGGCGTCCGATTGAAGGGCAAAGGGTTCTCCCTCAAGCGCAGCAGCCGCCTTCCCGGAGAAAAAGCGCCGAAATGGCTGGAGACGCTGGAGACTCTCCATGTGTTCGGGGTCCGGGCCGATTACATGGAGCAATTTAACGAACACCTGGAAGCCGACGGGGTAACCAAAGGCCGGGAGTGGACCGACCCGGTCGCACTGCCGGTCATCCGGCAACGGAGCAAGCGGCCATTGACATTCTTGCAGATCCGTGACGAGGCGGACTTCAAAAGGCGCGGCGAAAACCCGCTCTTGTCGCTGCCCGATGAACGCCTGCTGCGGCGGCCCATCGTTCTCAACTGGTACCCGAAGGTTCAAGCCATGCAGAGCAAAAGGAAAGCTTACGGCTTTCCGGCGGGTGGAGCAGGGGAAGAGGAGTGGAGGGGCGCGACAGGGGCGACAAGCGCGACAAGCGCGATAGGCCCGACGGGCGCGACAGTAGCGAAAGATTTGATAGATGCGTCAGTAACGCGAGAACTAAGGCAAGCGAAGTTGGGAGAGGGAAAGTTGGGAGAAGCGAACACCGCTTTTCTCGATGTTGACGCCCTCTACTTCGAACTCTTGCGGCATAAAAGGGAGCGGGGCTACCATAACCTGACGATTCCCCGTGGAATCGTGGAGCAGTTGCTGGCGCGGACCGATTGGTATATCCTCCAGATTCCCCCCGACCTGCTGCGACCGGGCGATTTTACCCGTGTGCGCCTCTGGCAGGAAATCGCGGCGGCATTGCTCAAAAGGTACTGCGACCGTTTCTACTACGTCAAGAAGGCGGCCTACGACAGCCAGCACTTAGAGTACGTGGGACTCGATGAATATGAAGCGAGCCGGGCGAAGCGAGGCAAGCCGGGGAACTTCTTGGCCGAGTATGAGGTCAGGGTGCGCCAGGATTTTGACGGCGCCGGTGAGGCGGTCCGACAGTTGACCCAACTGGCCTCTGACATCCGGGCCAAGAATTTGGCCGAGGTGAGACTGGGCGGTTTTCAAACGATTCTATCGAAACGGCATCTCTATCAGCCCTTGATCCATGTGGAAACGGAAACCTTTCAAGTCAGCCCCGTCGCTTTGAACGATGGGGAGCGCAGGCTCGTCCGCCACATCGAACAGTGTTATCAGGCGAAGGCGAGTTTCTTCCGTGACAAAGAACTGTACCTGCTCCGGAATCAAAGCCGGGGGCGCGGACTTGGCTTTTTTGAAGCCGATAACTTCTACCCCGATTTTATCCTCTGGCTCTTCCATGGAGACAAGGAGCACATCGTCTTCATCGATCCGAAGGGATTGGTCTGGTCGAATGGTCCGAGAGACCCCAAGATCCACTTTGCCGAGTCGATCAAGGAGATCGAGCGACGGTTGGGCGATCCCAGGATTCGATTGCATTCCTTCATCGTCACGTCGACGCCCTTTCACACAATCCAGGATCGCGGATGGGACGAGAACATATCGCCGCGAGATCTGGAGAGGTATAACGTCTACTTTCAGGAAGACGATGAGAGATATGATTATGTGGAGAGGATCATCAATAGGGTTTTACAAGACGGATGATCTGCGATGACGAGATTTTGTTCGGGGCCGACTTCTCTTCGGTTCCTCATGAAATGAGTTCTCCTGCTCCTGATTCAAATTCTGCGTCCAATGAAGAAGCCGTCTCCTGCGTTTGTTTGAGGGAGACGGCTTCTTGCTATTCTTTTGCTATTTTTATGAAGCAACAGGCACACACAATACAACAGAGACAACACAATAGGGACTAAACAACAGACAATACAACAGGCACAACGAATGGAACGCATATGTAGCGGAACGGGAGTCTAATAGATCAATCCGGCCATCTCCCAAAACGGCACGGCGGCGCATACGGAAACCAGACAGATCAGACCGTAGAGAATCGCCAAGCGGCGTGTCTGATCATGGTTGAACAATTTTTCATCGGTGCCGTCCAGCATGGAAAAGTACATGGCGTTTTGGTTCGGCAACACCCATGTATTGCTGGACAGCAGCAGGATCAGACCGGCTGCAATGGGATCGATCTGCATCGCCTCACAGAGAGGCGTCACCGTCAACATGCCGACGAGCAAGGCCGGCGTGATGGGCAGCACGAACCGCAGCAGATAGATATAGACGGCAACGGCCAGCAAAAAGACCAACTGATTGCCCATGACCATTTGCAACATCGGTTGCAGCAGTTGAGACAGCGCATCGGTCAAACCGGTCTGTTTCATGGCGTTTCCGAACCCCAGCATCGATCCGAAGGTGATCAGAAAGCCCCAATCGATGCCGGAGCGGATCGTTTTGTCGTTCAACACAGCGCCGGCATAGAGGATGAGGAAACTAACGAGGGCGACCCAGGCGCTGTCAATATGATGCCAGGACTGAGTCAAAAAGCCGATGAGCGAGAAGGAGGTCGCCAGCAGGCACACCTTCTCCTCGCGCGTCAACGGGCCGAGGATGGTCAGTTGCGCGTCGATCATCTCCGGGTGGATCTGTAGCGGTTCCTTGTGGGGGAACAGGAGCAGAACCGCCAGTAAAGATAGGATGAAAAAAGGCAAAGCCAAGGGCACCGCATGGAGGAACCAAGTCTGATAGGGCATCGCTTGCGCCTCATGATGGGGGAGAAGCCCCAGGATCAGATAGCACACCGCCGCGCCATTTAGGAACAGGAAGGACATGTGGCCGAATCCGAGTAGGCAACTCATCGATAGACCAACGGAGGCGTTGCTGCGGGCGGGAAGCCGCAGCGTTTCTCCCAAGGCAATCAGCAGGGGCGTCATCAGGGCCACGCGTGCGTTCGATGATGGAATCACCGGCGTCAGCAGGGCGCCTGTGATCGCCCAAGCCAGGGTTTGCCCACCGTAGTTGGGCGGAAAGCGCTTCATCACCAGCAGCGCCAACCGGTACATCAGCCCGGTGCGCGATATCCCGGCGGTGAGGGCCGACACGCCGAGGATAAGAAACCACGATGAATGAGAAAAACCGGAAAAGGCGACAGCCGGCGTCGTCGCTTGCAGCAAGACGGCCGCCAGTGGCAGGCACAGGGCGATGGCGTGGGGAGAAAAGAGGTCGAAGGACCAAAAGAGGGCGGCGGCGGCGATGATCTGCAACATGGCGATATGAGCGGGCTGCATCCCTAGCGAATGGAGGAGGAAAGAAAGCAGCGTCACAGATAATGCAGTGAAGCCAAGGAGAGCCAGTGTTTTCGATTGTTTCAGTTTATGTATCCAGGCGCCGCCCCCGGATGGGGAAGGAAGCTCCAGCGTGGCGGAAGGCTGCCGTCTTTGCGTCAACGCTTCCTCAGAATATCCATTGCCGTCATAGACGGCATCGACGGCGATCTCTTCAGCGATCGTCTGCTGCAAGTCTCTGTCATGTCCGGAGTAACGGGCCAGGCGATTTGAAAGCAGCTTGGTAAAGTCGATGGCGAGACGGTGATGCTGTTGTAGCAGATCGTCGAAACGTTCCTTGGACAATCGCGCCAGCCGGCAAGGGGTGATGGTCTTCGCCGTGACGGTCCGGGGATCACCCGTTAACAAGGCCATCTCGCCGAAACAATCATGGGCGTCATACTGAGCCAGGACGCGAGGGGCATGTCCATCGACCGGTTCGCGATAGACGGTGACTGATCCCGATATGATCAGGTACAAGGAATCGCCCGGATCGCCTTCGTGAAAGACGACATGGCCCGCCGGGAACCGTACTTCTTCAAACTCAGGCAGCAATTTGGCCCGGTCGACCCGGTCCAGGCCGGAGAAGATGGGCATGTCCAATAAACGCAAATCGACATCCACGAGGGGGAGGACCTCCCTGTTATACCAGCGTAATCATGAGTTGATATCATATTACATGATTACGCTGGAAAAAGACACTTTTTGAATTATTGGCTGGTTTCGTATTTTGTTCCTTTTTAGATTTCAGACGAACTGTTGTTGAGTTGAACGGAAAATAACGCTGAGACAATAATAACGTTCAATGGCGAGAGGCTTAAGTTTTTAAGTCATTCACTTAATAAAAACGTTCCCAGGATAATACACACAAGTGATGCATTGTGCTAACAACGATACTAGAAATATGCTTGATCGAAGAAGGAATTACAGGGATTATTTGACGAACTATATGGAGAATTTTTCTACCAAGGAGTTGCTAAAAATTGTCGATTGATCTGATTTTGAAAGACAATAATATTTATCCTGACTTTTCTGAAATAAGCGATTTGTATCCAGAAAAGTGTTTTTACCTTGATTATGTGCCAAGGTTAATTAGAGGGGTTGACTCATATAATCAAGTTGAGCTTATTTATGCTGATAACAAAAGGGAATATAAGAATGAGATGTCGAAAATAAAAAAAATCATAAGGATATTGTGGGCTTATTATAATGTTAATGTAAGAACAACTTTGTTTGATCAGAATATCAACATTTATTCCGGCGTATTAACGAAAAAAAGATTTCAATTACTTAATAAAATAGTTGCCGAAAAAGATGCATACCGTTTATCAAAGGAATTAAAAAAGTTAGAAATTCTAATTGACTTAGGTTTGATGGATAATTTGTTTTCTGTTTTAGTGTTTAAAGATATTGACACAATGTTCTGGCTAAATGGGTTAATTGTGCCGTTATATATTGGTGATGAGAAAGCAATTGCTTTTTTGGAGAAAATTTGTACAACGGAAGGCATCTATCTTCGTCGTTTCGAAAAATATCAACAGGGTGTTACAGCTAAGTTATAACGTCCAGAAATAGACGATGTTAATTTCCGAAACTTGACGGATTTCTCTGTCAAGACAACACATACCCGATCGATGCTGCGACCCGCCGTCACCGCCTTTCAGAGAATCTCATACAGACTGGCGCCTGTCAAGGGCAAGGGCTGCGCCCCGCCTTCGGCGTCCCTTGACAGACGCCAGTCTGTCGGAAGAGGGCGGCACAAGGTCGTTAATCAGAGAAAGAAGTAGTCCTAAAATTGTCGAATGAATGATGAACTAGAAAAAATGAAATTTCGCCCAAAACATCAAAAGTCAGTTGGTTGACTTTAGGACGAGAGAAAAAATTCCAATCGATAAGGGTGATCTTGGCTCAAGCATTTGGTCTAGATGATGCAGTTGTTCGTTTTGATGGTGATACTGCTTTTGAGCTTGAATTGTAGTCGATCTGCGACGCCGGGGGGGAACCATCCCTTTAGGATTTCTCCCTCCGGAGAGGGATCATCAAGCGCACAGTGGAAAGGGGAATGGCGCCCATGCTGTTACCGACGCCTGTCTTGGAGTCCATGTCAATCAAGCGCGGCTTGCTGTTCATATGCCTGCTCCTGATCTCCCACACCACATCCGCCTGTTTGAGCCAAACGGCGCACCCCGGCGGAGTGCCAATAGAAGAGGCTTTTGCGCCAGAACAAGAGTTCGCTGCGCCAAAGCAAGAGCCAGTGGGACCAACACAAGCGCCTGCCGGGCCGAGCAAAAATACTGCCTTGAACCAAAATGAGCTATCGCAAGCATTCCCCATGAACCGCGCCATGGAGGTTTCTCTCCCACCAGCACTCATGGGGGTATTTCTCGTCGACTGGCTTGATGAGGGACGGCTGGTCGTCGGCCTCCAAGACAGCGAAGATGACCAGCTTACGGCCTCCCTCTACATCTATGACCTGCAACAGAAAAAACTGACCCTCTTCTATCAGGGAAAAGACGAAACGGGCTACGAAATGACCCTGAAGCACCTGAAGGACGACGCTTTCGCTTTCCTGGGCCGGGATAAAATCACGATCTTCGATAAAACAACACTCCAACCGCAGCGGGTGATCCGCTTGCCGCCTTCAACGAGGGGAAGTGACCTGTCGAGCGATGGGCAACGGCTTGTTTTTTGTGACGATAGAGGCTTGAATGTCGCTGACACCGATCTGTCCAACCGGAAGCTATTGGTGAAAAGAACCGGGCAGGACCTGCATGTCAAAGCCCCTTTTTCCCCGAAATGGTCGAATGACGACAGTCAGTTGCTCTACATCCTGTGCCTCTACGAAGGAACCGAGGGCCTTGGCGTCATCCAGCCTAATGGAACGGGCCACCAGTTCTTCCCTATCCCCGATGTGGGCTACACCCAATGGCTGAACGATAATCGGCAGATCCTCTGTGGGCAAAGCGACTACATACAGACCCTTTCCATGCTCATCGACACCGGGACGGGGACCATGACCAACCTGGATGATGAGCGCAATAAGTGCGGGATGATCATGGATCGCTCGAACGAGCGCATCGCCTATGCGCTGCGGGTCGAAGAGCAGGAACCGTACAGGCACGAAATGACCGTATATATCCGTGATCGGAAGTCTGGACAGGACCGGTTCGCCAGTTCGGTGCACTATCAAATCAGAAATATCTCTTGGGCCCCGTCCAGCCGACAAATCGCCTACTCGACCATCTCTGAAAAGGGGGAGAGCAAGCTCTGGGTTCAGCCCCTGGAATGAGCGGACAAAACTGCTGGCTCAGGAGAGGCTTTACGATAGCAAGGACTACCATTATTTGGACAATTCAAGAGTGGACCTAGGGAATGTAAAGTTCGGCCACATTAGGAGCACTAACTTGCTAAAAATATGGGAAAGTGTGTAAAATGGAACTTGAACGATGGAATGAACCGTCTTGAGGTGTGGAATTGGTATGGAACGTGAACGCTTCTCCGCGATGACTGATACCATCTTGAAGGAAAATCTAAGTTCTTATCGAATACAGGTTTTCTTTTTTGGTTCCTGGTCCCGATTCCAGGAACGTCCATCCTCTGACATCGATATCGCCATTCTTCAAGCAGAAAGCTGAAAATGCCTTGTCCGCAGCGGCATGCTGCACTGACCGGGGGGAAGATTCCCTCCGGTCTTTTTATCTTTCAAAATTGCCAAGACTATGAAGGAGTTTTTTTGCTAGTAG of Heliomicrobium undosum contains these proteins:
- a CDS encoding DEAD/DEAH box helicase family protein, whose amino-acid sequence is MAKTSGVQNRSPKGSGKGRGKGRGKGRGAALKDKATLPFEQRLVLNRYMFQLFGCRDLADLVGVPKDRQGFMIDAVTGMKEPRLEQWDDDNITRFHHFLSNRLPDHAPIQREQLLQYDQNIVRHTLAIQERREKRVYWKYFQYLALLFTEIYLDRYFSDPESLLKELNAFVDAFNAGKVDGDQIAPYQPEDLRKLAFWSATGSGKTLLMHVNILQYLHYLKLRGREERLNRIILLTPNEGLSRQHEKELHLSGLAASLFAKSDGGAFKGQQVDIIDIYKLQDEREKKGTAMVKTVPVGAFEGNNLVLVDEGHRGAGGDDWKPKRDRLCEQGFSFEYSATFGQAMKASAKRELVQEYAKCILFDYRYRYFYDDGFGKEFAILNLADERDEMMRRRYLTACLLVYYQQLRLFADKPKEAARYLLEKPLLVFVGGKVTAVRKENKRQVSDVLDTLLFLKAFVGAPGHAKSDLRQLLSGQTGLHGSDKRDLFAHRFNYLKSLGWSVERLYEDMLRLLFHTDTAGATMHVENLKKADGEIGLRFGNGGYFGVINVGDAPALLALCETQGLPFETNDFTGSLFRRIDEKDSPINVLIGSKKFTEGWNSWRVSTMGLMYVGAGEGPEIIQLFGRGVRLKGKGFSLKRSSRLPGEKAPKWLETLETLHVFGVRADYMEQFNEHLEADGVTKGREWTDPVALPVIRQRSKRPLTFLQIRDEADFKRRGENPLLSLPDERLLRRPIVLNWYPKVQAMQSKRKAYGFPAGGAGEEEWRGATGATSATSAIGPTGATVAKDLIDASVTRELRQAKLGEGKLGEANTAFLDVDALYFELLRHKRERGYHNLTIPRGIVEQLLARTDWYILQIPPDLLRPGDFTRVRLWQEIAAALLKRYCDRFYYVKKAAYDSQHLEYVGLDEYEASRAKRGKPGNFLAEYEVRVRQDFDGAGEAVRQLTQLASDIRAKNLAEVRLGGFQTILSKRHLYQPLIHVETETFQVSPVALNDGERRLVRHIEQCYQAKASFFRDKELYLLRNQSRGRGLGFFEADNFYPDFILWLFHGDKEHIVFIDPKGLVWSNGPRDPKIHFAESIKEIERRLGDPRIRLHSFIVTSTPFHTIQDRGWDENISPRDLERYNVYFQEDDERYDYVERIINRVLQDG
- a CDS encoding TolB-like translocation protein → MNRAMEVSLPPALMGVFLVDWLDEGRLVVGLQDSEDDQLTASLYIYDLQQKKLTLFYQGKDETGYEMTLKHLKDDAFAFLGRDKITIFDKTTLQPQRVIRLPPSTRGSDLSSDGQRLVFCDDRGLNVADTDLSNRKLLVKRTGQDLHVKAPFSPKWSNDDSQLLYILCLYEGTEGLGVIQPNGTGHQFFPIPDVGYTQWLNDNRQILCGQSDYIQTLSMLIDTGTGTMTNLDDERNKCGMIMDRSNERIAYALRVEEQEPYRHEMTVYIRDRKSGQDRFASSVHYQIRNISWAPSSRQIAYSTISEKGESKLWVQPLE
- a CDS encoding site-specific DNA-methyltransferase, with protein sequence MSKAYQKLKRILSQMLQLDRADLDFGIYRIMNVKRAEVEKFFNNDLLPQIKQALSKYTANDEGQRLLVEKSAVQTQAVVGGAIGLAARKQAIDGDAFEQEVYAHLADFFSRYYDKGDFIAQRRYKEGVYALPYQGEEVKLYWANADQYYVKSAEDLSHYTFKVPSGKKVHFRITGADVERDNNKEAKGKERRFALCSEAPLQEAGGDLIIRFAYFPNSKKQQELNEATLSTLRALLAEAPWQGKWDKLFQPAPSESASQGLAASASDRPSERALLEKHLNIFTAKNSFDYFIHKDLGGFLRQELDFYIKNEIMRLDDLNTEGELPLETTLAKIRVVKDVGYKIIQFLAQIEDFQKRVWLKKKFVLETHYCVTVDRLPDELLEEVINNTKQIGEWKKLFVIDELEGYAEPVTFAFLRANPYLVVDTALFKEDFAQRLVASFDSFDDRLDGLLVHGDNFQALQLLQAKYREQVKCVYIDPPYNAKSSEILYKNSYKHSSWLSMMFDRLQLGKNYLREDGVQVIAIDEVEQEVLGQIISQVFPDYRKVCVPIVHNPRGQQGKNVSYVHEFAYFIYPSDEQKYLADVKRGEINSRTLRDSGTESDRTDARTCFYPFIVKNEKIVAIGDVPDDAFHPAGANVCRADGTIEIWPIDESGNEKKWRYARNSVERILDKLEIKKGRSAWQVIFHKDTGVMRSLWADAKYDASEYGTKLLQGLFGEEATALFSYPKSIHTVQDTLAVAFHDDRSGMVLDYFAGSGTTGHGVINLNREDQGARKYILIEMGEYFHTVTKPRLQKAIYSKDWKNGKPLSRQGASHMFKYIRLESYEDALNNLQIRPQTAVQQSLLDGNEEFRESYLLEYMLDVETQGSPSLLNIDGFANPFAYKLKIHRDGEFQFVHVDLVETFHYVLGLKVNRQKAREGYCLDQAEYLFQAIEGETPDGHRVLVIWRTLTGDMARDNAALDAYFVDNYGNGAAAFDRIYVNGDNNLALHRPGDHAWRVFSIEEAFLKGMFDDQSY
- a CDS encoding SLC13 family permease, whose protein sequence is MDVDLRLLDMPIFSGLDRVDRAKLLPEFEEVRFPAGHVVFHEGDPGDSLYLIISGSVTVYREPVDGHAPRVLAQYDAHDCFGEMALLTGDPRTVTAKTITPCRLARLSKERFDDLLQQHHRLAIDFTKLLSNRLARYSGHDRDLQQTIAEEIAVDAVYDGNGYSEEALTQRRQPSATLELPSPSGGGAWIHKLKQSKTLALLGFTALSVTLLSFLLHSLGMQPAHIAMLQIIAAAALFWSFDLFSPHAIALCLPLAAVLLQATTPAVAFSGFSHSSWFLILGVSALTAGISRTGLMYRLALLVMKRFPPNYGGQTLAWAITGALLTPVIPSSNARVALMTPLLIALGETLRLPARSNASVGLSMSCLLGFGHMSFLFLNGAAVCYLILGLLPHHEAQAMPYQTWFLHAVPLALPFFILSLLAVLLLFPHKEPLQIHPEMIDAQLTILGPLTREEKVCLLATSFSLIGFLTQSWHHIDSAWVALVSFLILYAGAVLNDKTIRSGIDWGFLITFGSMLGFGNAMKQTGLTDALSQLLQPMLQMVMGNQLVFLLAVAVYIYLLRFVLPITPALLVGMLTVTPLCEAMQIDPIAAGLILLLSSNTWVLPNQNAMYFSMLDGTDEKLFNHDQTRRLAILYGLICLVSVCAAVPFWEMAGLIY